AGGACGTGTTCATAGTAATGACTTATTTTCAAAAATCTTTTCAGCAGGTGGGTGTGTGGGATTAAAGTTTGCAGATATCTAAGACAGTACCCATGCACAAAATAAGATATTTATTGAAAGGTCGAAAGGAAATAAAAGAGAATTTACCAATAAATCCATGATCATTATCTAAAGCCGTTGACGTTCAAGAGAAAGAGTGGATGGTGGTGGCCACTAGAGTTAAAACAGGGGCTTCTTTCCATTTAACATAGCAAGCAAATGATCTAAAACTCGACTTCCAGCATCTCTCAGACCAGAGTGCATGTACTCATTAGTAATCCAAGGCCTGATTCCTGCAATCTGAGAAGCGGTCTCCATAGATAGCTTGAAGTTGACATACATGTCTTCGTAGTACACAGCAGCTGCAACTGGTACCTATATATAAAAAGAACCCAGGTGGTACATAAagtctaagagcccgtttggattggcttataagttagcttataagttgttttcagcttttttgagtgtttggctggccagcttaaagtcattttatgcttaaaataagcttaaaaaaataattggacccatttgacttagtttatctaaagcagcttataagctgaaaacagcttataagccaaaaaaaaaaagttggactaccccaacttatttttttcagcttataagctgcaaacagctttaagctgtaagccaatccaaacgggctctaaatcatTTGATCAGGTTACTGTGACACCACTACTTTAGTTTTGGTTTAAAGAAGAGGCAATTTATGTATTATGAGATGTAGCCAGAGATCAAGGTAGATTAAAATCCTTCACATATTGATTGACACGAGTAAGCTGAACAACAATAACATCAGGTATCCGAACTTGTCAACTTTAATAGAAATACAACGTACTTTGTTATCATTTAATGCAGCAATGTCATATAATGCCGGCCAATCCTTCTGCTCTGCTAATAGCTGGGCAGCATCTTTGAATGGCTTCAAGACATGAACTTCATCAAACAACCATGGGAATATCATCTGCATGTCAAATTAAAAAGAGATCAACACTTGAACGCAATACATGAGAAGTCCAAACTTTCCGTTTTTCACCCAAAAGAAAAAACAACAAAACAAGGGAGTCTTCTTAATTCCAGATGAAAGAAAAAAATGCATTCTGCAAAGTTTGACCTAAAATTAATGTCCCGTCAGAATAAATGTAAAAGAAATTCGTGTGATATGAGCTGAATGTTTGATTTATCAAAAAGAAAAGCAGTGTAGGCTTTATTAAATTTTGTATAACAAAGACAAACCTCGCAACTCTGATCATTAATGAGGACCTTATGCAGGAAAGAGAAGCTCTTCAAATCCACTACATTATGCATGATAATTTTTCACTAGTTTTCAGATTATTCATATGTTGTTCAGAATCATCACATTGCTTAATTAATCCTTTCCTCCGATCCCCAACAAAATATCCTTATGACTTTAGGAGGGGTGCAGCTGATATTTCTTATATTACTTTAACCAGATGTGCGGAAGTGTTAACTAGAGAATCTTTATCAGTCAATCCACTAGAGAATCTTTATCAGTCATTCCTGTTGAACTCTATCTATATGTTTCTTAAGAAGAAGAAAAGCTAGCAAAATAGCATATTGAATTTCTACTATTAAGAGGATCAATTTGCAGTGGAAGCAAAATCAAGAACAAGGTAACATTAGCTACATTCATTTGCAGGAAATGACAAAATTATGCCGGAACTTGAACTTAGGGAAATAGGTAGGATGAAGGATGAGCATATACATGATAGTTCATAAACAAACTGGCACTAATATGATTTCAGACTCGATATTGTCTATGCCACACCTCTGCTGTGCCATCAATGTGGAAGTCATATCAGAGAAATTTAGATGAAATTAAAACTTTTAGTTGATGCTTGCTTCATATTATGGAAGTTCCTAACCAAAAGCGTTCAGATTGTGTCTTACCTCTCCAGTAAAAAGTACAGGGCGGCCGCCTTTTGCTGCCTCAATTGCATCGAATTTGTTCTCATTTTCAGCCCTAATTCTCTGAGCAGACCACAGGGATGAGGCACCCTTTATATCAGAAAAAAACCATTAAATTAGACAGTTTAAGCATGCCTGCAGAGAATAGGTATCCAAAACTATAAAAGTAGATGCAGAATTTTGGCGAAGTACTCCCATTGTTGTAGCCATACTCATTGAAAAGTTTACCTGACAATATATGCTTTCATGCAAAAGAGCATATAAAGGGTTTGTATCAAATGCTATCCATCTCTCATACTGCAATGCAACACAGAACTCAATTTAGCAGATAAATTATCATCCAGCTCCTGCACTACTAAATATATCTAGAATTACCAAGAAAATGCTGGCAGCTCATTTTCACCAATGGGCCAAAATTTTAGTATCCTTAGCATCTCCTAaatggaaaaataaataaattcacaGTCTACAGTAACAGATATGATAAAACTCTGTCTACTTGTTAATACACGAAGACGCAGCATTTCTACAGTTATCTTAACACCTATATGTCCATGCATCAGCCTATCTAGAATAGTAAAAAATAATCCAAGTGGGTTACGATGTGACCTCTAAGTCATCATGAGCTGCTAAAGGCTTAAATATGTCATTATCCAAGATTGACATCTGAAAGAACTTTACTTTTGTCCAGCACCTTGAATTAATTTTTACCATGCAAAAATTTTCTAGAGAAATAAAGCTAGTAATAGCTTAACATGACATTTAGTTTCCGGTTCGTAGGAGATCAcaacacataaaaaaaaattgcattctTCCTCATCAGGATGTTCGCTCATCTCATGTGTTTTCTTTTTCCtccctttattttttatttcttcatttgaAAATTTGAAGTTAAAGCTGGTTAAATTAGTCATGAATTATCGTATTCAGGAATCAACATAAAGATAGTCATCAGAAGAACCATATAAGCAAATAAAGAATGTGCCACCAAAAGATTTTATACCAATGAAAATGAACAGAGAGCATTTGAACTCAATGGTACAAAATTTATGGAGGATATCTATGGCAGTGTATTTAGTTCGTGGACCATATTTACTAATTGCTCAACATCTCTTGTTTTTTCCAATATTAACCAAATCTATACTCAAAATAAATTCATTGTGTTTTTTGCAATAGGCAAGTACATCTTACAGCATTCAAGAAGTAGTCACTGATTCTCCTTTTTGCTCCTTGGGCTATTACAGGATCCCAGGCTCTCTCAAACCTATAAGCATTGAATGGAAAGATAAAGATTCAAATATATGATTTTTTGGGGGGAAAAAACAAGCAGATGCCAAAATGACGGCTTACAGGTAATGCAGCCGTTCAAAACCGGCACTCGATCCTAGACCTGAGAGACCAAGAAGTTGTAGTCCTCGAGGTGTTAAGATGCCGCCAGATGGAAGAGGCACCTATGTCACACACAGAGAAAAGGAGGGAGATAGGGTAGGGTGCAGAGAGATAGAAACATTAATATTACTTGGAAAAGTATGTATCAGATGGACTCATATGAAAAATGTTGTGTACCATTATAGCAGCCTTACCCCCCCTCCTTCAGAATCTGCCAGGTAATTTACTACATCACGAGCAATCTCAATATCCTCTGGAAACCTCTTGTAATATTTCTTATTCTGATGAACAAGC
The sequence above is a segment of the Lycium barbarum isolate Lr01 chromosome 6, ASM1917538v2, whole genome shotgun sequence genome. Coding sequences within it:
- the LOC132645524 gene encoding uncharacterized protein LOC132645524 — its product is MRALHYSSLIKPPLHLHTVFSLSPLGTTFLHFHSSTTTPSLPKLTAAMSAAIDGSSPPEHVAGGWYSVPDLRLRDHRFNVPLDYSLNHTSPKITVFAREVVAVGKEEQPLPYLLYLQGGPGFECPRPTEAGGWMSRACEEYRVVLMDQRGTGLSTPLTPSSMSQVKSAADLTNYLRHFRADNIVHDAEFIRKRLVPDAGPWTILGQSFGGFCAVTYLSFAPKGLKQALITGGLPPIGKGCTADAVYKAGFEALVHQNKKYYKRFPEDIEIARDVVNYLADSEGGGVPLPSGGILTPRGLQLLGLSGLGSSAGFERLHYLFERAWDPVIAQGAKRRISDYFLNAYERWIAFDTNPLYALLHESIYCQGASSLWSAQRIRAENENKFDAIEAAKGGRPVLFTGEMIFPWLFDEVHVLKPFKDAAQLLAEQKDWPALYDIAALNDNKVPVAAAVYYEDMYVNFKLSMETASQIAGIRPWITNEYMHSGLRDAGSRVLDHLLAMLNGKKPLF